Within the Asterias amurensis chromosome 15, ASM3211899v1 genome, the region AACCACCAGACATCCTCCTCGGATGTTGATTTGACCAGCGCCTGGTTGGATTTGCATTCAGTACTGGATCTGAGCACAAAAAATGCAAACCATTCTGCTGCATCCTCATCAGGTTCGTCATTGAAGAAGGAGCTTCGGAAGTCAGTGATAACAGCTCCAGATTTACATGGTCAACAGCACGGTCCATGTTTTAGTCAAGACACCTTGTCAATGAAGCATGCACATCTGGCCAGGAATTCAGATCAGTTTGTGTCACCCAACGCCTGGTCAGAACGTATGCCCTTTCCCCTGTTGAATGCGGACTCCACCGATGTGAATAAAACCACCTCTCGTGCTCCTGAAACCACTTTGACTTCTCGGAACAGAGAAGGGTCACCCAAAGAGTGTCATGGAGCAGGAGGCAGAATAACAGAGTCTCAGGTGAAGGTGGAACGGGTCGACGAGGAATACATGCCACCGGGAGGTCTTGATTCCATCTCTCAAACAGTTGCTTCAGAAAGCAGGAACTCTACTCCGATTGAGCAGCTGGCATTCACGCGATTCTCATCGCATGAAACGCCATTTTCGAAGCCCGTCTCAAAGCTTTTCTCATCCCCCGAGACTTCTCCTTCTGCAACAACATCAGCAACTCTTGATTTTTTGGAGTCGTCCAAAGAACAATCGCTGAACGTTTCCTCCGATTCTGCGGATGAAAAACCGCAAGGTTTAGGTGAACAGGAGACAGCGCCAGAGGAAAATGCGGACAGTGTGAACTTTAAAGTGAAGCCACCACCTGACAAGAAATGCCCGATTTGTGAAGACCTGGTGTCCGGCTACCACTACGGCATGTACTCCTGCGAGAGCTGCAAGGGCTTCTTCAAGCGGACGATTCACAGTAAGCGCTTTGAGAAGCTCAAGTGTGTCAACGGTGGGACGTGTGTGATCACTCTGAAAAGTCGTAAGGTGTGTGCCTCATGCCGCTTTCAAAAGTGCCTTTCACTGGGGATGAAGTTTGAAGGTAATAAAGTTAATaatagcagtagcagtagcagtagcagtagcagtagcagtagcagtagcagtagcagtagcagtagcagtagcagtagcagtagcagtagcagtagcagtagcagtagcagtagcagtagcagcagcagcagcagcagcagcagcagcagcagtagcagtagcagtagcaatAGCAGTAATAATAGCAGtaacagtaataatagtaacagtaataatagtaacagtaataatagtaacagtaataatagtaacagtaataatagtaacagtaataatagtaacagtaataatagtaacagtaataatagtaacagtaataatagtaacagtaataatagtaacagtaataatagtaacagtaataatagtaacagtaataatagtaacagtaataatagtaacagtaataatagtaacagtaataataataataataacagtaataataataacagtaataataataacagtaataataataacagtaacaataataacagtaataataataataataataacaataataataacagtaataataacagtaataataataacagtaataataataacagtaataataataataataataataataataataataataataataataataataataataataataataataataataataataataataataataataataataataataataataataataataataataataataataataataataataataataataataataataataataataataataataataataataataataataataataataataataataataataataataataataataataataataataataataataataataataataataataataataataataataataataataataataataataataataataataataataataataataataataataataataataataataataataataataataataataataataataataataataataataataataataataataataataataataataataataataataataataataataataataataataataataataataataataataataataataataataataataataataataataataataataataataataataataataataataataataataataataataataataataataataacagtaataataataacagtaacaataataacagtaataataataataagagatacaccaactgtaaaggctagactctgacagttaccaatagtgtccactgccttaagagGGAGAGTGCTCCATAGTGATGGTGCAGCTGAGGTCAAAGCTTGTTGACCATAGCAAGAATAGGTTCGTGGACCATTTGCTAGTTGATATGATGTTAAATATGCAtcagggatgaagaatattatttggttttaccctctCGTTGATGTGTGTTTACAAGCACTTATAGTAGAATAAAGacagacagttctctaagaacaaactctacctggcaagtagatacacacatggtgttaccacaaaccaaatatatattgatacctcaccatgcaatgcctcaaatcctatacactTATTCTGTGAAAATATCACTTGTATTCatactactcgggtgggattctaacccaagacctttgctaatctagagcagatgtcttacgaACTAGACAACGGCTATGACTCTCactggtctagttggtaagacattttggcccaatttcatggctctgcttatcgccgaattctgcgcttacaattactattctctgcttacgtgcaagcgctagctgtgtaatgtagaatgcctagtaatgtgaagtACACACACggacaagccaaaattccctgctaatccgtgaaatacgcttggcgtaagcacagaattccccgCTGCAGCAAGCGCCGATTCAGTGCTTTGCGGCACACAGAgccaaattgggccctgctctcgATTGGCAacggttgtgggttcaaatcccacccaagtactATGCCTcaaggtgattttttttacacagaagTTCATACAGTGCTTACAAACATCAGTGTAAGAGTAAGACCAAATAGTATTCTAGATAATATTGTGAGTCGTATGCCAACAGTCAGTTGAAGCAATGCAGTGAAACTTTGGAGAAGTTAGAGTTTGAAGATATGTTCAGAGCATGTCCGTTAACTGTCAAGTAAGTGAACAGAAGAAGAtattgtgggtgcgttcgtttagcttccctgggtcgaccccgatgtgtggCGGGGTTTtattccaggacaaacgtgggtaattatctgcacacgttcgtccggCTAAAAGAAAATGCCACAcaacggggtcgacccggggaagctaatcgaacgcaccctatatttgATGTACTTGGCAGCCAGTGTAGTGAACGAAGAAAGGTGTAAAGTTGGTGTTTAAGTTTTGTGTAATGTGGccagggcctaattttataAGCTGTAAAGATATTGAACTTGAGCTGTGTATCGATCTTGAATTGCCAagaaaagtgtgatgtcacaatagtGTGCCGTATTTTGTACCGCtctcaaacaaatttgtatcacttccgggggtatattcattcttACCATAAAAGTTATTAataagactggaacacattaccacaagAGAAATCAATatccatcacggacaataagacctttaaaggagccattataatccacctctaatTCAACTTTAAACTTCACCGTTACAAAAGTAACAGAATGCCGATTAAAACTGCAGGATGAATCGCGTATACCCCtagaagtgataaaaatactattgagagcgccctcacacgTTCATAAACACGATCGATGAAAAACACTATGCAGGGCTCGAAATTTACACTTGACCGTAGTTCAGTCGTCAGAGGCAGCAGGCGTATTTTTCCCTTTCAATTTTATTTCTGACCCAGTTAATATTTTGAGCTACAACTTACAAGTAAGAGTGTGAAATGAGACATAAAAAAGTGCTTGTACaaaatttgaagaaagaaaaaaaattaatacatttCCTATATTATCAGGAGTTCATCTGCAATTATAGCAAACGGTGACGAGTCGCAGTGCATGCACTAAAAAAAGAGTTATCATTTTGTGAAAACTACATGTGTGCAGGGCTCGAATTTTGGAGagaaatccacaagaccaccCATCTAAGGGCTTGTCGCTCAAAATGGTAACTGGACAAGAAATATTTCCTGAGTCCTAAACAAAACATGTGTGCGATGCCAAGGAAACATTTCTTACACATGTTTATTTTAATGAGATGTTGTTGTGTGTCCATTAGCCATCAGGTCGGATCGCCAGCGTGGAGGCCGCAGCCTGTACAACGGATCTTCTGAACAACGTCGCCTCAGCAAGTTGGAAGAGGAAAAACAGAACCAGTTGAAGTGTTCTCAGCCTAAGAAGCGTAAACGGAGAGAGTCTATCTCATGTAAACCGCCAGTCGCATCAGATAAAAGCGCCAACTCGGCGCAGTCAAACAAGACTTTGACAGACTCTGAGAGTGTCGCTTTGTCGCAGCAGCTGAGCAAAACAGAAGCACCAGAACATCGGAAAGACTTGAAAGTCGAATCCAAACTACCCCAAGTGGTCTCTGTTCCAAAAATTATTTCGGATCTGTTGGACAAGGAGAAAGATTTTATCCAGCAGTCCCTCCGCGATTGCTGCCTCTGTATCCTACGGGAAGAGAAGAACTTGATTGTGACTCTGAGTCACATCATCAACCACACAATGCTGCCTCTTATCAGATGGGTTCAGGGTCTTCCACTCTACAGGGAACTAACGGTAAAGGTCTAATGATAATACagaggtttcgcaagtgtaCGGATACACATACAGATTATGATATGTCAacactttgtgttttttctcgTGACGCGTTTCCGCGACTGTCGTATTTTGCATACACGTTGTAACGGATACGGGAGCTCATACACATTGTAGATAAACGGATACTGTCttgcagacttttagttgtattttttttgtcccagatcaaaaacatttcccacgGGTTAGCTTTCACATCGTGCTTGATATAAATTTAGATAGAATTTGtttagtcatttgcaagcaaaatgatgagaaaatgcagtgtatcAAACACGGGGTCTCTAAATGGTatgtcagaaaaacactcatgatgaatgcgagcgcactcaagtgaaacatacctatagtttgcgaaacaaaattcaacacgtGGCTGATgtgaacggatacggttatcatattcgtatctgtatctgtatccgcacgcttgcgaaacctctctaatacaGAGGTTTTGCAAGCGTATGgattaagcctgggcgactagtgtcgtagttgCAACTATTGACTGCTTAGTCGAGTCGCTGCTTCCGTTTTTTAACTACTCAGTTAACCCTGCCACAACGACTACAACAAAAATAGTCGTGActacctgcttggtgaaccaactGTGTCGTTTAcgactattcacgacaacataGTTTACTTACGAAAACACAATTCTTCAATTCTTTCCGCATGAATTTTACTAAAACTCACCTGCGGCAAACAATATGCCGGAATGCatctttgtaataaaaaattaGTTGCAACTAGTGTCGAAGTCGAgactatttgaggcgcgacGAGTCCAgttgtaaatttcactagtcgcctaGGCCCAGCATGGACATGAATACAGATTCAGACACACTTATTGTATCTGTTCACGATGGATGCGCATCAGATTTTGTTTCGAGATCATGGAGTGTTTCAAGCCTAGGCCAAAGTATAGACACACATTGCCATAGGTTTTGCGAGCGAGCAAATCCAAAAATActttgtgtatgtttttgttaCATTGGAGAATTTATGTGAatagtattttttgcttaaccgaaccatttttgaaaagtttctAATAAGCACGGCAAAATAGAGAAGCCTGTTTATACCGCATTTCCCTGATATTTTGCCTACAAATGATGAACATTATTTCTATCTaatcgtttaaaggcactggacactattggtaattactcaaaatagttattaacataaaaccttacttgattacaagtaatagggagaggttgatagtataaaacattgtgagaaatggctccctctgaagtaacgtagtttttgagaaagaagtaattttccacgaatttgatttcaagacctcacatttagaatttgaggtctcgaaatcaagcatctgaaagcacacaacttcgtacaacaagggtgtttttttctttcgttattatcccgcaacttcgacgactgattgagctcaaattttcaccaggtttgttattttatgcatatgttgagatacaccaactgtgaagactagtctttgacaattaccgattgTGCCTTTAATAAGCATCAGCATTGGAATGGTCACCAGTCAGTCTGAAGAAGCTCCTAGCTTAGGAGTGAAATGTAACTAACTAAAATAATATATGAGTAACATCTATGGGTTTTTATTATTGGGAAAAAACCCCGcccctcttaaaggaacacgttgccttggatcggtcgagttggtctttgaaaagcgttttgtgaccgtttgttatagaatgcatatggctagaaagatgatgtaaaagtagaatacaatgatctacacaaatatgcctcgaaattgcgtggttttctttttacctcgtccaataacaccgtcggccatttatgggggtcaaaattttgactcccataaatggccgacggtgatagttcgcgacgtaaaaagaaaaccgtgcaattttgagtgatacttgtgtggatcattatattctacttttaaaacatctttctaaacatatacatttcataacaaacggtttcaaacgcttttta harbors:
- the LOC139948225 gene encoding uncharacterized protein, producing MSDSGDGDKMLPPLIPDSQLQDMMDHHAQRMHWLHQLIKMQQLFRTSVVAGDPQECKDVTMTPHDPRSSNVVDPSILWGTFPPGVLTSGSLQSRVTQSIKSDVTTAVEYTTSQSGPSDVTSKFNSRSGLTAAAQKNQIQPKTPAMIKQGRGPICSANSHEQKPLHPFRLTSPTRQLVDDSSDAQTVGGSPSAFNKKSLPQCPDLTAWSGSNNHQTSSSDVDLTSAWLDLHSVLDLSTKNANHSAASSSGSSLKKELRKSVITAPDLHGQQHGPCFSQDTLSMKHAHLARNSDQFVSPNAWSERMPFPLLNADSTDVNKTTSRAPETTLTSRNREGSPKECHGAGGRITESQVKVERVDEEYMPPGGLDSISQTVASESRNSTPIEQLAFTRFSSHETPFSKPVSKLFSSPETSPSATTSATLDFLESSKEQSLNVSSDSADEKPQGLGEQETAPEENADSVNFKVKPPPDKKCPICEDLVSGYHYGMYSCESCKGFFKRTIHSKRFEKLKCVNGGTCVITLKSRKVCASCRFQKCLSLGMKFEAIRSDRQRGGRSLYNGSSEQRRLSKLEEEKQNQLKCSQPKKRKRRESISCKPPVASDKSANSAQSNKTLTDSESVALSQQLSKTEAPEHRKDLKVESKLPQVVSVPKIISDLLDKEKDFIQQSLRDCCLCILREEKNLIVTLSHIINHTMLPLIRWVQGLPLYRELTIEDQIRLLHRSVLNLLCLKLVFYCLDNMGRLLMPQNQVIDLNDFSVSKFNQLVPKITNIGHQLHSNGLNMTSFVCLKLILLLNPDTPMLQNRQQVRSYQESIQNTFFTFMSKVEPKNRRLAGNLMLSLAAIERVCQQVTLETVCHLEVVDEMFRLGTDTSPEKPWIQCRFS